The Marinobacter sp. ANT_B65 genome has a segment encoding these proteins:
- the pta gene encoding phosphate acetyltransferase: protein MAKSLFIAPTSMNSGLTSVCLGLLRAMERVGISVGFYKPFCHSVNQGESLHNGGKDSSVTFVRSRSHLQPPDPIPLKKAQQWLNRGKADLLMEMVVGEYQKVARDVDVVVIEGLVPDRSEAYIARLNVEVARNLGSDVVLVCTPGTSSATELDEELDFSARLFSDVSAQDVIAVILNKLGEPERSTRALNSNTTQAGYEAADYRNDCRVFRDGRFRLLGEIPWQPDLLAPRVSDIARELDIPVLHEGQMYTRRVQKVSVCARSIRNMTETLSPGTLMVTPGDREDIIVATAVAALNGVPLAGIMLTGGLMPDQRVIDLCSRALHTGLPVLSSHTNTYETAHMLANLSTAIPTDDPDRVEKAMETVAPNIDTDWLQEHLRVEVQSRLSPPAFRYQLSERARAANKRIVLPEGSEPRTVQAAIICHQRQLARCALIGDENEIRDVATSQGFELPEDIEIINPARVRRNYVAPMVELRKHKGLTPDMAEAMLEDNVVMGTMMVALDEADGLVSGAIHTTANTVRPALQLIKTHDKAQVVSSVFFMLLPQQVLVYGDCAINPDPDAEELADIAIQSAESAEAFGVEPVVAMISYSTGESGSGHDVEKVREATRIARERRPDLLIDGPLQYDAAAIESVARSKAPKSKVAGKATVFIFPDLNTGNTTYKAVQRSANVVSVGPMLQGLRKPVNDLSRGALVEDIVFTIALTAVQAKQVEDAGLA, encoded by the coding sequence ATGGCCAAAAGCTTGTTTATCGCCCCTACATCCATGAATTCAGGGCTTACGTCGGTTTGTCTGGGCCTGTTACGTGCAATGGAACGTGTGGGAATCAGTGTCGGGTTCTACAAGCCCTTCTGCCACTCGGTTAACCAGGGAGAATCCTTGCATAATGGCGGCAAAGACTCCTCCGTTACCTTTGTGCGCTCACGCAGCCACCTCCAGCCACCCGATCCGATTCCGCTGAAAAAAGCCCAGCAATGGCTTAACCGCGGGAAAGCTGACCTGCTGATGGAAATGGTAGTTGGCGAGTACCAGAAAGTTGCCAGAGACGTCGACGTTGTCGTCATAGAAGGTCTGGTTCCTGACCGTAGTGAGGCATATATAGCACGGCTCAATGTTGAAGTGGCACGAAACCTCGGCTCCGATGTTGTTCTGGTCTGCACTCCGGGCACAAGCAGTGCAACCGAGCTTGACGAAGAGCTGGATTTTTCGGCACGGCTGTTTTCCGACGTATCCGCCCAGGATGTCATTGCAGTTATTCTTAACAAACTCGGCGAACCCGAACGGTCGACCCGTGCTCTAAACAGCAACACGACACAAGCCGGATACGAAGCCGCTGACTATCGTAATGATTGCAGGGTTTTCCGTGACGGTCGCTTCCGTTTACTGGGAGAGATTCCCTGGCAGCCGGATTTGCTTGCGCCCAGGGTGTCCGATATTGCCCGCGAGCTCGATATTCCGGTACTGCACGAAGGTCAGATGTACACCCGCCGGGTTCAGAAGGTCTCAGTATGCGCCCGATCAATCCGTAATATGACGGAAACCCTGAGCCCCGGCACGCTGATGGTTACCCCAGGAGACCGGGAAGACATCATTGTAGCCACTGCAGTCGCAGCTCTGAACGGTGTGCCTCTGGCCGGAATTATGCTGACAGGCGGTCTCATGCCGGATCAGCGTGTTATCGATCTGTGTTCCCGGGCACTGCATACCGGATTACCTGTACTAAGCTCTCATACAAATACCTACGAAACTGCGCACATGCTGGCCAACCTCTCTACCGCCATCCCTACCGACGACCCCGACAGGGTTGAAAAGGCAATGGAGACGGTCGCACCAAATATCGACACCGACTGGCTTCAGGAGCATCTTCGCGTTGAAGTTCAAAGCCGGTTATCTCCCCCGGCGTTCCGTTACCAGCTCTCTGAACGTGCACGTGCTGCCAACAAACGCATCGTGCTTCCTGAGGGCAGCGAACCACGCACTGTTCAGGCGGCTATCATCTGCCACCAGCGTCAACTTGCCCGCTGCGCTCTGATCGGCGATGAAAACGAAATACGCGATGTTGCGACATCCCAGGGCTTCGAACTTCCCGAGGATATCGAGATCATTAATCCGGCCCGAGTGCGCAGGAATTATGTTGCACCTATGGTTGAGCTGCGTAAACACAAAGGACTTACCCCGGATATGGCGGAAGCCATGCTTGAGGACAACGTGGTTATGGGCACCATGATGGTCGCTCTGGATGAAGCCGATGGTCTGGTTTCCGGCGCTATCCACACAACAGCCAATACCGTGCGCCCTGCTCTGCAACTGATCAAGACACACGATAAGGCTCAGGTTGTGTCATCCGTTTTCTTCATGCTGCTGCCTCAGCAGGTTCTGGTCTATGGCGATTGCGCGATCAACCCCGACCCTGACGCAGAAGAGCTTGCGGATATTGCCATACAGAGTGCCGAATCAGCGGAAGCTTTTGGTGTCGAGCCTGTGGTCGCAATGATCAGCTATAGTACCGGGGAGTCTGGCAGCGGGCATGATGTGGAGAAAGTACGGGAAGCAACCAGAATAGCCCGCGAACGCCGCCCGGACCTGCTCATTGACGGCCCTCTGCAATACGATGCGGCGGCCATAGAGAGCGTAGCCAGGAGCAAAGCACCAAAGAGCAAAGTGGCAGGGAAGGCAACTGTGTTCATCTTCCCTGACCTGAATACTGGCAACACCACCTACAAAGCCGTTCAGCGGAGTGCCAATGTTGTGAGCGTCGGGCCTATGCTTCAGGGCCTGAGGAAGCCGGTAAACGACCTGTCGCGGGGTGCCCTGGTAGAAGATATTGTATTTACCATTGCCCTTACAGCCGTACAGGCAAAGCAGGTAGAGGACGCGGGGCTCGCCTGA
- the der gene encoding ribosome biogenesis GTPase Der has protein sequence MTPVIALVGRPNVGKSTLFNQMTRSRDALVADFAGLTRDRKYGEGTYEDQRFIVIDTGGLTGIEEGLDVEMARQSLQAIEEADIVLFLVDGRAGLMAGDEIIADHLRRSGKQGHLVVNKTDGQDPDVAAADFYSLGFESVFMVAASHNRGVRSMLEVVLPSEEDRVEDDRADQYPGIRIGIVGRPNVGKSTLVNRMLGEDRVVVYDMPGTTRDSVYIPYERHEKQYTLIDTAGIRRRKNVNEAVEKFSIIKTLKAIDDAHVVILVIDAREGLVDQDLHLIGFVLDAGRSLVVAVNKWDGMDQEDRAKVKEQVKRRLDFLDYADKHYISALHGSGVGVMYESVEACYESAMAKWPTNRLTAILEDAIAQHQPPLVRGRRIKLRYAHQGGSNPPVIVVHGNQTAALPGSYKRYLENTFRKVLKVTGSPIRFEFRSSENPFANKVDRKTPRQKVKQDNDLKAGRRVKKTRQKSLKR, from the coding sequence ATGACCCCAGTAATTGCTCTTGTCGGTCGGCCTAATGTTGGCAAATCGACACTATTCAACCAGATGACGCGATCCCGCGATGCTCTGGTTGCGGACTTTGCTGGCCTGACCCGGGATCGTAAATATGGTGAGGGCACATACGAAGATCAGCGCTTTATCGTCATAGATACTGGCGGCCTCACCGGCATAGAAGAAGGGCTGGATGTTGAGATGGCCCGGCAATCCCTGCAGGCTATTGAAGAAGCAGATATTGTTCTGTTTCTGGTTGATGGCCGTGCGGGACTTATGGCCGGTGATGAAATTATAGCTGATCACCTGCGCCGGTCAGGCAAGCAGGGCCACCTGGTGGTCAACAAGACTGATGGTCAGGACCCCGATGTCGCCGCTGCTGACTTCTACAGCCTTGGATTCGAATCTGTTTTTATGGTCGCGGCCTCCCATAACCGTGGCGTACGTTCGATGCTGGAGGTGGTACTGCCTTCAGAAGAAGACCGGGTTGAAGATGATCGTGCAGACCAGTACCCAGGTATCCGTATCGGCATTGTTGGCCGTCCCAATGTAGGCAAGTCAACCCTGGTTAACCGCATGTTGGGAGAAGACCGGGTGGTTGTTTATGATATGCCTGGTACCACCCGGGACAGTGTTTATATCCCCTATGAGCGTCATGAAAAACAGTACACCCTGATTGATACGGCGGGTATCCGGCGCCGGAAGAATGTTAATGAGGCCGTCGAGAAGTTTTCGATTATCAAGACACTGAAAGCCATTGATGATGCGCACGTAGTCATACTTGTTATCGATGCGCGGGAGGGGCTGGTTGATCAGGACCTGCACCTGATTGGTTTTGTTCTTGATGCCGGCCGCTCTCTGGTGGTTGCGGTCAATAAATGGGACGGAATGGATCAGGAAGACCGTGCCAAGGTAAAAGAGCAGGTAAAACGCCGGCTGGACTTCCTCGATTACGCTGACAAACACTATATATCCGCGCTTCACGGATCCGGTGTGGGCGTTATGTATGAGTCGGTGGAAGCCTGTTATGAATCCGCCATGGCCAAATGGCCAACCAATCGCCTCACAGCGATCCTTGAAGATGCGATTGCTCAGCATCAGCCTCCGCTGGTTCGCGGGCGACGGATTAAACTCCGGTATGCCCACCAGGGTGGCTCAAACCCTCCGGTTATTGTTGTTCATGGTAACCAGACTGCCGCCTTGCCGGGTTCGTATAAACGCTACCTGGAAAATACATTTCGTAAAGTGCTGAAGGTTACCGGTTCACCGATCCGGTTTGAGTTCCGCTCCAGTGAGAACCCTTTTGCCAATAAGGTTGACCGGAAAACACCGCGTCAGAAGGTCAAACAGGATAATGATCTTAAAGCAGGGCGCCGTGTGAAAAAGACCCGTCAGAAAAGTCTGAAACGCTGA
- a CDS encoding YfgM family protein yields the protein MAELRTEEEQVEAIKDWWKRNGSSLLIGVGAALAIVFGWQAWQNHQEQQRAEAANQFATLLNAFANEADETSGNTVAFIATTLREDFTDSAYAVYGNLILARQQLVEEDDAEAAIDSLQWALEKTGEHEALALVVRNRLARAQFAAENYDDALATIDGAGSVETTGAFAAIFSELRGDILLAKGNEEGARDAYLAAREQSQQGGSGILELKLSDLGVGEDA from the coding sequence ATGGCGGAATTGCGCACCGAAGAAGAACAGGTAGAAGCGATCAAGGACTGGTGGAAGCGTAATGGCAGTTCACTGCTCATTGGCGTCGGTGCCGCCCTGGCGATTGTATTCGGTTGGCAGGCATGGCAGAACCATCAGGAACAGCAACGGGCAGAAGCGGCTAATCAGTTCGCAACCCTGTTGAATGCCTTTGCCAATGAAGCAGATGAAACTTCGGGCAATACCGTAGCCTTTATCGCGACAACTCTGCGTGAGGATTTTACCGATAGTGCCTATGCCGTATACGGCAACCTGATTCTTGCCCGACAGCAGTTGGTTGAGGAAGACGATGCTGAGGCTGCGATTGATTCGCTCCAGTGGGCCCTTGAGAAAACAGGCGAGCATGAGGCTCTTGCATTGGTAGTTCGTAACCGGCTAGCCCGTGCCCAGTTTGCTGCCGAGAATTATGACGATGCACTGGCGACCATAGATGGAGCCGGAAGTGTTGAGACTACAGGTGCATTTGCGGCGATTTTCTCTGAGCTACGTGGCGACATTCTGCTGGCCAAGGGGAACGAAGAGGGCGCCCGTGATGCCTATCTGGCAGCACGGGAACAAAGCCAGCAAGGCGGGAGTGGTATTCTTGAACTCAAGCTTTCTGATCTTGGTGTCGGGGAGGACGCCTGA
- the bamB gene encoding outer membrane protein assembly factor BamB — protein sequence MWLTGNRLVRAGVFSVLAAALGITGCSTTDTFEQPVPVPDVDSTIEFKTVWSRSVGDGHDEEFLYLSPLNAGDIVYAASADGKLLALDAGTGKQQWQRELEDRIFAGVGGDLKQLYLVSREADLIALSREDGRELWRSALPTEALAAPQSNGTIVVAQTTDGRVLAFDTATGEKRWQYDGVVPALSLRAAAAPLVGGDVVIASFSNGKLIALSADAGQPVWQYEVGQPQGRTELERLVDISGQPLVLDSAIMVVGYQGKLALVDIRTGQEIWSRKASSLNAPMIGDGNIYLSSANGEVVAYRGSDRREIWNQDALSWRQLTQPAIYEDYLVIGDYEGYLHVLSDVDGSLVGQERYDSDGLRVPLQRMADGNLMVFGNSGKLSVFKLRERN from the coding sequence ATGTGGTTGACTGGTAACAGGCTCGTCCGCGCCGGCGTTTTTTCAGTGTTGGCGGCGGCCCTGGGCATTACCGGGTGCAGCACCACTGATACCTTTGAACAGCCGGTTCCTGTTCCCGATGTGGATAGCACCATTGAGTTTAAAACGGTCTGGAGCAGGTCGGTAGGTGACGGGCATGATGAAGAGTTTCTTTACCTTTCACCTCTGAATGCCGGTGACATAGTTTATGCAGCTTCTGCTGATGGCAAACTGTTAGCCCTGGATGCCGGGACCGGTAAGCAACAATGGCAGCGGGAACTGGAGGACCGGATTTTTGCCGGTGTTGGCGGTGACCTGAAACAGCTTTATCTGGTTTCCCGGGAGGCAGACCTGATTGCGCTATCCCGCGAAGATGGCCGTGAACTCTGGCGTAGTGCATTGCCTACGGAAGCGCTTGCAGCTCCGCAGTCAAATGGCACCATAGTGGTGGCTCAGACTACTGATGGCCGGGTTCTTGCGTTTGATACAGCCACAGGTGAAAAACGCTGGCAGTATGATGGTGTGGTACCCGCGCTCTCGCTGCGGGCTGCGGCCGCGCCTCTGGTTGGTGGCGACGTTGTGATTGCCTCGTTTTCCAACGGCAAACTCATTGCATTGTCAGCGGATGCCGGACAGCCTGTATGGCAATACGAAGTAGGACAGCCGCAGGGGCGTACAGAACTTGAACGCTTGGTGGACATCTCTGGTCAGCCGTTGGTTCTTGATTCTGCAATCATGGTTGTGGGGTATCAGGGTAAACTTGCGTTGGTTGATATCCGTACCGGCCAGGAAATCTGGAGCCGAAAGGCATCCAGCCTGAATGCTCCGATGATTGGGGACGGTAATATTTACCTGTCTTCTGCAAATGGCGAAGTCGTTGCATATCGTGGTTCTGATCGCCGGGAAATCTGGAATCAGGATGCATTATCGTGGCGCCAGCTGACCCAGCCAGCCATTTATGAAGATTATCTGGTCATTGGCGATTATGAAGGTTATCTGCATGTGCTTTCCGATGTTGACGGAAGTCTCGTTGGCCAGGAACGATACGACAGCGATGGTCTCCGGGTGCCGTTACAGCGGATGGCGGACGGGAACCTGATGGTTTTCGGGAACAGCGGTAAGCTGTCTGTATTCAAACTGAGGGAGCGGAACTGA
- the hisS gene encoding histidine--tRNA ligase → MAKIQAIRGMNDILPEQTPLWQFVESTVRKVLRQYGYQEIRMPVVEQTDLFRRSIGEVTDIVEKEMYTFEDRNGDSLTLRPEGTAGCVRAAEEHGLLFNQTRRLWYTGPMFRHERPQKGRYRQFHQIGVECFGMQGPDIDAELLILTARLWQELGLGTHARLEINSIGSAAARKEFRGALVQYLEQYKDQLDADSLRRLDSNPLRILDTKDPGTRKLLTEAPRLEEYLDAESREHFDQLRKLLDVAGIAYTVNPALVRGLDYYGKTVFEWVTDSLGAQGTICAGGRYDGLVEQLGGKPTCAVGFAMGLERLILLLDTLGLVPEEANSNADVYVTAMGEAAVAPAMALAETLRNELEDRVVVSHCGGGSFKSQMKKADRSGARYAVILGENELANGTVGLKPLRSDEEQRSVAQNDLATVLAKALTN, encoded by the coding sequence TTGGCTAAGATTCAGGCAATACGCGGGATGAACGATATCCTGCCAGAACAGACACCGCTGTGGCAGTTTGTTGAGTCGACTGTGCGCAAGGTTTTGCGGCAATATGGTTATCAGGAAATCCGGATGCCCGTGGTGGAGCAGACTGATCTGTTCAGGCGCTCCATCGGTGAGGTTACGGATATCGTTGAAAAGGAAATGTACACCTTTGAAGATCGCAATGGTGACAGCCTGACTCTCCGGCCTGAAGGCACCGCCGGGTGCGTGCGTGCTGCAGAAGAGCACGGTCTGCTGTTCAATCAGACCCGCAGATTGTGGTACACGGGGCCTATGTTCCGGCATGAGCGGCCACAAAAGGGCCGTTACCGTCAGTTTCATCAGATCGGTGTTGAATGTTTTGGCATGCAGGGCCCGGATATCGATGCTGAGCTGCTGATTCTCACTGCCAGGCTCTGGCAGGAGTTGGGCCTGGGTACCCATGCACGGCTGGAAATCAACTCTATCGGCTCGGCGGCGGCGCGCAAGGAATTTCGGGGTGCCCTGGTGCAGTACCTGGAACAGTACAAGGATCAGTTGGACGCAGACAGCCTGCGGCGTCTTGATTCCAATCCACTACGTATTCTGGACACCAAGGATCCGGGCACACGTAAACTGCTTACAGAAGCGCCGCGCCTGGAAGAGTATCTTGATGCTGAATCACGTGAGCATTTTGACCAGCTCAGGAAACTGCTGGATGTGGCTGGTATTGCTTATACCGTTAACCCGGCTTTGGTTCGCGGGCTCGACTACTACGGAAAAACTGTTTTTGAGTGGGTTACTGATAGCCTTGGTGCCCAGGGCACTATCTGCGCAGGCGGGCGCTATGACGGTCTGGTAGAGCAGCTTGGCGGCAAGCCCACTTGTGCTGTTGGTTTCGCTATGGGGCTTGAGCGCCTTATTCTGCTGCTTGATACCCTGGGGCTGGTTCCGGAAGAAGCCAACAGCAATGCGGATGTTTATGTGACTGCAATGGGTGAAGCGGCAGTTGCTCCGGCCATGGCACTTGCCGAGACCTTGCGTAATGAACTTGAAGATCGGGTCGTTGTCAGCCATTGCGGTGGTGGCAGCTTCAAGAGTCAGATGAAAAAAGCGGACAGAAGTGGCGCCCGCTATGCTGTCATTTTGGGGGAGAACGAGCTGGCGAATGGGACTGTGGGTCTCAAACCGTTGCGCTCGGATGAAGAGCAGAGAAGTGTGGCGCAGAATGATTTGGCAACGGTGCTTGCGAAAGCCCTGACGAACTGA
- the pilW gene encoding type IV pilus biogenesis/stability protein PilW, producing the protein MKSVSGCFTAVVPLLVALFITGCVTTTDSRFTREADRQKAVENYVQLSTAYIGQGNIERARQHLDRALELEPNSPSALAAQGLVYHSDGDPELAEQSFRRAISEDGGYTRARVYYGAFLYSKGRFEEARDQFQAASRDTDYKDRSSVFYNLGMTQERLGQQDEAVGSYRRAVELSRGDARSLLSLSRVMVETGDIAGAARYYDRLLLRLERTEGLQHSPESLFTGIRISRFLGDVNRESSMVLQLKNQYPESVEYQQYKALISNDK; encoded by the coding sequence ATGAAATCGGTGAGTGGATGTTTTACTGCTGTAGTGCCCTTGCTGGTCGCTCTTTTTATCACCGGGTGCGTCACCACAACAGACAGCCGTTTCACCCGGGAGGCGGATCGTCAGAAAGCTGTTGAAAACTATGTTCAGCTATCTACCGCCTACATTGGCCAGGGTAATATCGAGCGGGCCAGGCAGCACCTGGATCGCGCACTGGAACTTGAGCCAAACAGTCCTTCCGCTCTTGCCGCCCAAGGGCTTGTCTACCATTCTGACGGTGATCCGGAACTCGCAGAGCAGTCTTTCAGAAGAGCCATTTCCGAAGATGGCGGATACACTCGTGCCAGAGTGTATTACGGTGCATTTCTCTATTCCAAAGGGCGGTTCGAAGAAGCTCGCGACCAGTTTCAGGCAGCTTCCAGGGATACAGATTACAAAGACCGCAGCTCTGTTTTCTATAATCTTGGTATGACTCAGGAGAGGCTCGGCCAGCAGGACGAAGCTGTTGGTTCCTATCGTCGTGCTGTTGAGTTAAGTCGTGGTGATGCCCGATCGCTGCTTTCACTTTCCCGCGTGATGGTAGAAACCGGCGATATCGCGGGTGCTGCGCGTTATTACGATCGCCTGCTGCTGCGACTGGAAAGAACTGAGGGGCTGCAGCATTCCCCTGAGAGTCTGTTTACGGGTATCCGCATCTCGCGCTTTCTCGGAGACGTAAATCGGGAGTCGAGTATGGTGTTGCAGTTGAAGAACCAATACCCGGAGTCAGTAGAGTACCAACAATACAAGGCGCTGATTTCAAATGACAAGTGA
- the ispG gene encoding flavodoxin-dependent (E)-4-hydroxy-3-methylbut-2-enyl-diphosphate synthase, giving the protein MKHESPIKRRKSRQIMVGNVPVGGDAPIAVQSMTNTNTCDVDATVGQVAALQDAGADIVRVSVPSMEAADAFGKIRERVSVPLVADIHFDHKIALRVAELGVDCLRINPGNIGREDRVSAVISAARDRNIPIRIGVNAGSLEKELQRKYGEPTADALVESAMRHIDILDRHDFQNFKVSLKASEVFMTVDAYRKIAAQIEQPLHLGITEAGGLRSGTVKSSIGLGMLLMDGIGDTIRVSLAADPVQEIKVGFDILKSLRLRSRGINFIACPSCSRQNFDVIQTMNDLEVRLEDVNDALDVAIIGCIVNGPGEAKIADIGLTGGSPKNLFYRAGKPNQKLDNANLTDDLERLIREEIDRRKAQEDAIIVRSDK; this is encoded by the coding sequence ATGAAACACGAATCCCCGATCAAAAGACGCAAATCCCGCCAGATCATGGTGGGGAATGTACCCGTTGGCGGTGATGCGCCTATTGCCGTGCAAAGTATGACCAACACCAATACGTGTGATGTTGATGCGACAGTCGGTCAGGTTGCAGCGTTACAGGATGCAGGCGCCGATATTGTGAGGGTATCTGTGCCGTCAATGGAAGCGGCCGACGCCTTCGGGAAAATTCGCGAACGGGTTTCAGTGCCTCTTGTTGCGGATATTCACTTTGATCATAAAATCGCCCTTCGGGTTGCCGAGTTGGGCGTAGATTGCCTGCGGATTAATCCTGGCAATATTGGCCGGGAAGACCGGGTAAGCGCTGTGATCAGTGCTGCACGCGATCGCAACATACCAATCCGTATTGGTGTGAATGCAGGCTCTCTGGAAAAAGAACTTCAGCGCAAATACGGCGAACCGACTGCTGATGCGCTGGTTGAATCGGCTATGCGCCATATTGATATTCTGGACCGGCACGATTTTCAGAATTTTAAAGTCAGCCTGAAAGCGTCAGAAGTTTTCATGACGGTAGACGCCTATCGCAAAATTGCGGCCCAGATTGAGCAGCCACTGCATCTAGGTATCACTGAAGCAGGCGGGCTCCGGTCGGGCACTGTGAAATCATCCATAGGCCTTGGCATGCTGCTGATGGATGGCATTGGCGATACTATCCGGGTTTCTCTGGCTGCGGATCCGGTTCAGGAAATCAAGGTAGGTTTTGATATTCTGAAAAGCCTGAGGTTACGCAGCCGAGGTATCAATTTCATTGCCTGCCCAAGTTGCTCGCGCCAGAACTTTGATGTTATTCAGACCATGAATGATCTGGAAGTGCGACTTGAGGATGTAAATGATGCGCTGGACGTTGCCATCATTGGCTGCATCGTGAACGGCCCGGGTGAAGCTAAAATAGCAGATATCGGTCTGACTGGTGGTAGCCCGAAGAACCTGTTTTATAGGGCTGGAAAGCCAAACCAGAAACTTGATAATGCCAATCTTACCGATGATCTCGAACGGCTCATCCGGGAAGAGATCGATCGTCGTAAAGCGCAGGAAGACGCCATCATCGTGCGCTCAGACAAGTGA
- a CDS encoding RodZ domain-containing protein translates to MTSDDLQQSVSTETVGQQLKTARERHGLSVAQIADAQHLRSCIIQAIESGDYGKIDSELFLKGYVRAYARQVSLDADAVIADLNRELEPLRQQKVRELEASPLVNIERRRRRKRRIGKLLLLVTTLVLVGALVVMFVIPRFSPGEAGAPVSTLSGPDESLVKDEPAVASDSLQSTNSEGRESGTGTTIASPDNDLAGAADPASPENPDAVDTSMEQSAAAEVEEAAAAPQNPIESDQIPVVAQSTEPALAQPLVSDESGIIAGRLEIDFTGDCWVQVRDATGARLASSLKRAGDKLEVSGEVPLKVVIGAVDTVKAIRFQGKVVDISDFPVVNNRSEFTLTI, encoded by the coding sequence ATGACAAGTGATGATCTCCAACAGTCTGTGTCGACTGAAACCGTTGGCCAGCAGCTAAAGACGGCAAGAGAAAGGCATGGATTGAGCGTCGCCCAGATTGCTGATGCGCAGCATTTGAGAAGTTGTATTATTCAGGCAATTGAAAGCGGTGATTACGGGAAGATAGACAGCGAGCTCTTTCTTAAAGGCTATGTAAGGGCCTATGCCAGACAGGTTAGCCTTGACGCTGATGCAGTTATTGCTGATCTGAATCGTGAGCTTGAGCCTCTGCGGCAACAGAAAGTGCGCGAACTGGAAGCGAGTCCGCTGGTTAATATTGAACGGCGGAGACGCAGAAAACGCAGGATTGGCAAGCTGCTTCTGCTGGTCACAACCCTTGTGCTGGTGGGCGCTCTGGTTGTCATGTTCGTTATTCCCAGGTTCAGCCCCGGAGAAGCCGGTGCACCGGTTTCCACACTGTCTGGGCCGGACGAGTCTTTGGTGAAAGACGAGCCCGCAGTTGCTTCTGACTCTCTGCAAAGTACCAATAGTGAAGGTCGTGAATCCGGCACTGGAACTACAATAGCTTCCCCGGACAACGACCTGGCCGGAGCTGCCGATCCGGCATCCCCGGAAAATCCGGATGCGGTAGATACTTCGATGGAGCAGTCCGCTGCAGCTGAAGTTGAGGAGGCAGCCGCTGCCCCGCAGAACCCCATTGAAAGCGATCAGATTCCGGTTGTCGCTCAATCTACTGAGCCCGCGCTGGCTCAGCCCCTGGTCAGTGACGAGTCAGGTATCATAGCCGGCAGGCTGGAAATCGATTTTACCGGCGATTGCTGGGTACAGGTGAGGGACGCCACCGGTGCAAGGCTTGCAAGCTCCCTGAAAAGAGCGGGTGATAAACTTGAGGTATCCGGAGAGGTGCCGCTGAAAGTTGTTATTGGTGCTGTTGATACCGTCAAAGCGATTCGCTTTCAGGGCAAAGTTGTGGACATTAGCGATTTTCCGGTTGTGAACAATCGGTCTGAGTTTACTCTGACAATCTGA